Sequence from the Aerococcus tenax genome:
TCAATCCCACTTTGAATGATTGGCCATACGACCATTGTAATAAAAGCCACAGGTATCATTAGAAAGAATCCAATTGCTATAACTAAAGGAGAGCCACTAAATGTTCCTAACCATTCTGGTAATCTAGTATCAAAATATTTATTATGTAAATAAATCGCAATTCCTGATATCAATAACGCACCTATCATACTAGTATCTAATGTTTTAATACCAGCTATTTGAGCTAAGCCAGATCCATTAATGACCTCTTGAGAAAAATCGACACCAAAATTTATTCCCCAATATGCAAGCATAGCGCTGAGCATATAATTAAATACCATATAGAGAACAAAAGCTTCCATACAAGCTCTACCTGATTGTTTCTTTGCTAGTCCAATCGGAAGACCAATAACAAAAAGTAAGTTAATCTCCCTAAATACTGTCCACCCACCTTCTTTTACAACATTAACACATTGCCACCAAGTTGTGCCTTCTGCTGCCATAGGTCCTAAAACCGCTTCTTGCTGTAGGAAAGTACATACACCTACAATAATACCAAAAAAAGCAAAAAGTAAAACTGGCGTAATCATAGCGCCCCCAAAGCGCTGTACTTTATCCATCATGATAAAACCTTCCTATCTATAATGTTAAGCGCTTACATTTAAAACAATAAAGAGTCTGGGACAAAAGTCTGCGAACTCTAAAACTAAAAGAGAATCTACAAATTACTTAAGCGTGATTTGTAGATTCTCTTATTTTATTGCTTTTATTTTGTTATATTTTTTCAAATTATTGGCCATGAAGGCCAATCCAACATCAGTTTTAACCCTTGTTTTCCCTCTGAGGTTAAATCGAGTGAACCCTAAAATAGCCTTTATCTGGCCAAAAACTGGTTCAACGTCAATTTTCCGTTTGGAAAAGAGCTTAGATCCTTCTTCAGATAAAAGCTTCTGTGTTTCTATATTCTTTAATTCCTGATAGTTTTTATTATAGTAAAGCGCCTTTTGCGGCGCATTTTTTGGGTCCAAAGGCTTATAAACCTGAATTTCAGAAATATAACCACTCATTTTATTTTTTCGTTTTTGGAGATGACTAAAGAAATAAACCGTGCCGTCAGGATGTGTAAACGTATTACTTTGCTTATCGTAACTCCAATTATCCATATTTTTAGCTGATTTTTTATGTTTCTTTTTCTGCTCTTTATCAAACCGATTATATTTAATCAAATGGTTAATTTTATGGTTATCTAAATAAGTAAGGTTTTCTTCGCTACCATAACCAGCATCAGCTATAATGCATTTCGGGAAATTAGGGAAACTTTCAACAAAGGGTTGTAAAGTCCGCGTGTCCGTCGGATTGTGGAAAATATCATAATGAAGGACAAACTGGTTTTCAGTCGCTACTTGGATATTGTATCCCGCTTTCAATTGCCCATTCATCATATGATCATCTTTCATTCGCATGAACGTAGCATCAGGATCTGTTTTTGAATAGCTGTTTCTTCCGTTAAATGTTTCAAACTGTTTGGCATACTTTTGTTTGCGGGGTAGAAAATCTTTACTCACTTTACGGTAATGTTTTTTCAAACGACGACGTTCTTGTTTACGTTGATCTGGCCCTTTTACAGGAGTTTCCTCAATATCTTCAGTGAGTTTATCGATTTCTTCCTTAAGAACTTTAGATATCTCTTGAAGCATATTTTCTTCTAGATCTAAATTTTCATCATATTGGATGCCAGCATCAACCATCGGTTGAATTTCATTAAAGTAATATTCACGTGAAGTCACTTTTAATTGCTCTGCATATTTTTCAGTTGCCTTTTTCCAAACAAAAGAATATTTATTGGCATTCGCTTCAATTTTAGTTCCATCTATAAAGCAATTTTCTAAATGAATTAATTTCTCTAACTTTAACTGAGTGGTAAACTCAACGAATAAATTTTCTAATAAACATCTACAATTTTCTGAGGAACGGAAGCGATTAATCGTTCGATAGCTAATAACTTGTTGAGCGACTAGCCACTGCATGGGTATATTTTCAACCATTAATTCTTCTATTTTTCTTCCACTAAATACGCCTTTACTATAAGCGTATAAAAGCGCCATAATTAAAGGTTTTGGATGATAGGCAGGACGTCCGTCCTGGGTACTGAAGCTTTCAAAATGTTTTTCATCCAGAGATTCAATAAAATTATAGATTGAAAATACAATATGATCTGGATCGATACATGCAGATAATTCTAGTGGAAGTGTTGTTTGATTCATGTTATATTGTATGTACACAAGAAGCACCCCTTAATCTTTAGTGTGGTTACTAATATTATAGCAGGGTGCTTTTTTTATACCTAATTTTAAGTAAAAGGGATAAGAAATTAGTGAAAACTAACTTCTTATCCCTTTTTATTTCGAGGCTTTTGTCCCAGCCTCCTTATGCTCTTTTATTTATTATTCTGTAGCTTATTTCAATTCTGGCCAATAGTCTTTATTAGCTTCAATAAGTTTATCTAAAACTTCTTTAGCAACTTCTGCATTAGGGATTGTTGCAGAGAGACTAAATGCTTGCCACATCTTATGATATGAGTTTTCTTCAAAAGCTTCAACTACTAATTTTTCTACACAGACTTGTTGCATCATCATTCCTTGTTGATATGTTGGAATCTCACCAATTCCAATCCTTTCATATCCACGACTACTTATGATACATGGTAGTTCAATTACCATATCATCTGGTAAGTTAGTAATTGCTCCTTCATTTGGTACGTTAATAATCATTGTTTCCTTAGTATTGTATGCTAAGGCATGAGCTAATTCAACAATGTAATCTGCAT
This genomic interval carries:
- a CDS encoding IS1182 family transposase produces the protein MYIQYNMNQTTLPLELSACIDPDHIVFSIYNFIESLDEKHFESFSTQDGRPAYHPKPLIMALLYAYSKGVFSGRKIEELMVENIPMQWLVAQQVISYRTINRFRSSENCRCLLENLFVEFTTQLKLEKLIHLENCFIDGTKIEANANKYSFVWKKATEKYAEQLKVTSREYYFNEIQPMVDAGIQYDENLDLEENMLQEISKVLKEEIDKLTEDIEETPVKGPDQRKQERRRLKKHYRKVSKDFLPRKQKYAKQFETFNGRNSYSKTDPDATFMRMKDDHMMNGQLKAGYNIQVATENQFVLHYDIFHNPTDTRTLQPFVESFPNFPKCIIADAGYGSEENLTYLDNHKINHLIKYNRFDKEQKKKHKKSAKNMDNWSYDKQSNTFTHPDGTVYFFSHLQKRKNKMSGYISEIQVYKPLDPKNAPQKALYYNKNYQELKNIETQKLLSEEGSKLFSKRKIDVEPVFGQIKAILGFTRFNLRGKTRVKTDVGLAFMANNLKKYNKIKAIK